The proteins below are encoded in one region of Silene latifolia isolate original U9 population chromosome 2, ASM4854445v1, whole genome shotgun sequence:
- the LOC141639720 gene encoding uncharacterized protein LOC141639720, giving the protein MLRDRDSSLSVHLDDAFLENSLEGITDEQFSVIRPYNLSAGMESISEVSEDDENWEEVSQRSKSSDSESSRVSQLHLSNSDVESELKFWSTAVYCYVLGANPPFKVIDGFVKRVWGYTDYDQLSFNSNGTFQVRFKTEEMKLRVLQSRPVFFNNKPVIVKEWTPDCKMIKESVDIVPIWIRFYGLPLTFWSNALLKIAALVGKTVRYDSNTTLKTFLGHARVMVEVKVGTALPDVIEFLDEMGELQRQIMHYEWRPIVCTDCNALGHYARDCKRNQTKKPAKKVWVPKKPGPSNQVPKVSNPVAAAPTVIAEPVEEAVVAPVAAVSQDTGLCGLIKTRVKTVSINKVHQGLGNNCKVAHNNSVHDGGMIWVIWDPGIFSVDILASEPQVIHSKVTSLQTGIVWWLSMVYGFNRVNERLSLWNSLSIMNTLVNGPWVVIGDFNNVLALNERLGSEVTNYEIRDFQKCVAECGLVDVPAQAAYFTWNNKLDPGSMVFSRIDRVMSNDEWLLQFPDVSIMFHPEGLFDHCPCTILLAPHDIRRKGNFKYFNMWGKDTISRTCPEIWDSDVEGYKMFQLVKKLKWLKLPLKRLNGSAFSNIETSAQVAQMHMFSMQKKLHDDPLNLDVHVEEKAVCESFKLLQEARRSFLSQKAKVQWMTEGDDNTNYFHKLLGTSKPVKAVHFPTVHKGRVVFEEQCVDLIKEVTAQEIHEALQAIPANKAPGPYGYTSQFFKDTKDIIGNDVVDVVQEFSVSGKLLKQINTTTLTLIPKKARPETSALTKGRDIVDNILICHDLVRLYKRKVCSPRCIMKVDLKKAYSSVEWKFIEQMLQALKFPDKMVKWIMECVSTPWFTISLNGSTFGYFQGKRGIRQGDPMSPLLFTIGMEYLSRVLNDVTSRLDFNYHPLCRPLHLTHLCFADDLFMFCRGDRGSITIILRIFATFSAASGLAMNNEKSEIYFNGMAPAEVDHIIQLSGFKIGTFPFRYLGIPISYKRMDVGDCTKLVEKVVGRIRVDHVYIKGKDWQEYTPTANSSWTWRKICQVRDILKPGFLNGQWIDNKGVYSVSSGYKWLCGQQSKVKWCPLIWNQTIIPKHSFISWLVVQERLMTRERLLNFGIITDVSCFFCHSHLETHQHLLYDCQFSKLCWALLCGWLEIDLPSAGLIDWCLNWRCKSLMKKQIVYAAIVAVWYHIWNARNVCRLEAMLITLAALITKVKLDITRRCKDRI; this is encoded by the exons ATGCTTCGGGATCGAGATTCCAGCCTATCTGTTCATCTTGATGATGCTTTTCTGGAAAATTCTCTGGAAGGGATCACTGATGAGCAATTTTCTGTTATCCGACCGTACAATCTAAGCGCAGGAATGGAATCCATATCTGAAGTTAGTGAAGATGATGAGAATTGGGAGGAAGTATCACAAAGAAGTAAGTCGTCTGATTCTGAATCTTCTAGGGTGAGTCAACTTCATCTTTCTAATAGTGATGTTGAGTCTGAATTGAAGTTTTGGTCAACGGCGGTGTACTGTTACGTGTTAGGAGCTAACCCCCCTTTTAAGGTCATTGATGGCTTTGTTAAGAGAGTATGGGGTTACACTGACTATGACCAGTTATCCTTTAATTCGAATGGTACTTTCCAGGTTCGATTTAAGACGGAAGAAATGAAACTGCGTGTTTTACAATCTAGACCAGTATTCTTTAACAATAAGCCTGTGATTGTGAAGGAATGGACTCCTGATTGTAAAATGATTAAAGAATCTGTTGACATTGTGCCAATTTGGATTCGATTTTATGGTTTGCCACTGACGTTTTGGAGTAATGCATTGCTGAAAATTGCAGCTCTGGTAGGCAAAACTGTCAGATATGATAGCAATACAACCCTTAAAACTTTTCTGGGTCATGCTAGGGTCATGGTTGAGGTGAAGGTTGGGACTGCCTTGCCTGATGTTATTGAATTTCTTGATGAGATGGGTGAACTACAGAGGCAGATAATGCACTATGAATGGAGACCTATTGTGTGCACTGATTGCAATGCTCTGGGTCATTATGCTAGGGACTGCAAGAGGAATCAGACTAAGAAACCTGCTAAGAAGGTCTGGGTCCCTAAGAAACCAGGCCCTTCTAATCAGGTTCCTAAAGTTTCTAATCCTGTGGCTGCGGCTCCTACTGTGATAGCAGAACCAGTGGAGGAGGCTGTGGTGGCACCAGTGGCTGCTGTTAGTCAAGACACTG GTTTATGTGGGTTGATAAAAACTAGGGTTAAAACCGTTTCTATCAATAAGGTCCATCAAGGGCTTGGAAATAATTGTAAGGTAGCTCATAATAACTCTGTTCATGATGGTGGTATGATATGGGTAATTTGGGATCCTGGTATCTTTAGTGTTGACATCCTTGCTAGTGAACCTCAGGTCATTCATTCCAAAGTTACTTCTTTACAGACTGGCATTGTATGGTGGCTTTCAATGGTTTATGGGTTTAACAGGGTAAATGAGAGATTGTCATTATGGAATTCCTTGTCTATAATGAATACGTTGGTTAATGGTCCTTGGGTTGTCATAGGGGATTTTAATAATGTGTTAGCCCTCAATGAAAGATTGGGGTCTGAGGTTACTAATTATGAGATCAGGGATTTCCAGAAGTGTGTGGCTGAGTGTGGTCTAGTGGATGTTCCTGCACAAGCGGCTTATTTTACATGGAATAATAAGCTTGACCCAGGTAGTATGGTGTTTAGTAGAATTGATAGGGTGATGAGTAATGATGAGTGGCTTTTGCAGTTTCCTGATGTCAGCATTATGTTCCATCCTGAGGGCCTTTTTGATCATTGCCCCTGCACTATCTTGTTGGCACCTCATGATATAAGAAGGAAAGGAAATTTCAAATACTTCAACATGTGGGGTAAGGACACGATTTCTCGCACTTGTCCGGAGATTTGGGATTCTGATGTGGAGGGGTATAAGATGTTTCAACTTGTCAAGAAGCTCAAATGGTTAAAATTACCTCTGAAAAGACTCAATGGGAGTGCATTTTCCAATATTGAGACATCTGCTCAAGTGGCTCAAATGCATATGTTCTCTATGCAAAAGAAGCTCCATGATGATCCATTAAACCTTGATGTTCATGTTGAGGAGAAAGCTGTCTGTGAGAGTTTCAAACTGCTGCAGGAGGCCAGAAGGAGTTTTTTAAGTCAGAAAGCTAAAGTTCAATGGATGACTGAGGGTGATGATAATACTAATTATTTTCACA AGTTGTTGGGTACTAGTAAGCCTGTCAAAGCTGTTCATTTCCCTACTGTCCATAAAGGTAGAGTGGTCTTTGAGGAACAATGTGTTGATCTGATTAAGGAGGTTACTGCCCAGGAGATTCATGAAGCCTTGCAAGCTATACCTGCTAATAAGGCTCCTGGACCTTATGGGTACACTTCCCAATTTTTTAAAGATACTAAGGATATTATTGGTAATGATGTGGTTGATGTTGTGCAAGAATTTTCTGTTTCTGGGAAATTGTTGAAGCAGATCAACACAACTACTCTTACTCTCATACCAAAGAAAGCTAGACCTGAGACT AGTGCGCTTACTAAGGGAAGGGACATTGTGGATAATATTCTAATTTGCCATGACCTGGTAAGACTTTACAAGAGAAAAGTTTGCTCCCCTAGATGTATCATGAAAGTGGATTTGAAAAAAGCTTATTCTTCTGTGGAGTGGAAATTTATTGAGCAAATGTTACAAGCTTTGAAGTTTCCTGACAAGATGGTTAAGTGGATTATGGAATGTGTGTCTACTCCATGGTTCACCATTTCTCTTAATGGGTCTACTTTTGGGTACTTCCAAGGGAAAAGAGGGATTAGACAAGGTGACCCTATGTCACCCCTCTTATTTACTATTGGTATGGAGTATTTGAGTAGGGTCCTTAATGATGTCACCAGTAGACTGGATTTTAATTATCACCCATTGTGCAGGCCTTTGCATTTGACTCACTTATGCTTTGCAGATGATCTGTTCATGTTTTGCAGAGGAGACAGGGGCTCCATTACTATTATTCTTAGAATTTTTGCTACATTCTCTGCTGCCTCAGGTTTAGCTATGAACAATGAGAAATCTGAGATATATTTTAATGGTATGGCTCCTGCTGAGGTGGACCATATTATACAGTTATCTGGCTTTAAAATTGGAACTTTCCCTTTTCGTTACCTGGGTATTCCTATCTCCTACAAGAGGATGGATGTTGGTGATTGCACCAAACTCGTGGAGAAGGTGGTTGGAAGAATCAGG GTTGACCATGTCTATATCAAGGGCAAGGATTGGCAAGAGTACACTCCTACTGCTAATTCCAGCTGGACTTGGCGTAAGATTTGCCAGGTCAGAGACATTCTGAAGCCTGGTTTTCTGAATGGACAGTGGATTGACAACAAGGGTGTATATTCTGTGTCTAGTGGCTATAAATGGTTATGTGGTCAGCAATCTAAGGTGAAGTGGTGCCCTCTTATATGGAATCAAACCATTATACCAAAGCATTCTTTCATTAGCTGGTTGGTTGTTCAAGAGAGACTCATGACAAGAGAAAGGCTACTTAATTTTGGCATCATAACTGATGTTTCTTGTTTCTTTTGTCACTCACATTTAGAGACTCATCAACACTTACTCTATGACTGTCAATTTAGTAAGCTATGTTGGGCTCTTCTGTGTGGCTGGCTTGAGATTGACCTACCTTCTGCTGGACTCATTGATTGGTGTTTAAATTGGAGATGTAAGTCTCTTATGAAGAAACAAATTGTTTATGCTGCCATTGTGGCAGTTTGGTATCACATTTGGAATGCCAGGAATGTTTGCAGATTGGAAGCCATGCTGATTACTCTTGCTGCACTTATAACGAAGGTCAAACTGGACATCACCAGGAGGTGTAAGGATAGAATCTAG